The following are from one region of the Rhodopirellula sp. P2 genome:
- a CDS encoding Uma2 family endonuclease has product MSETAQETSSRYVHDIVPQLNSGDVLSHDEYLRRYEAAPEKLKAERINGRVYLMNALRATTHGDPHSILNFWLSTYAMHAPNLVVSDNATVFLGSDHEPQPDLCMRQQVGGSTHLNHEGYLVGPPELIVEIAGSSASYDFGEKREVYEAAGVGEYLIFETLEGRIEWWHHDGNQFIAAPRDADVFKGVTFPGLWLDGDAFRAGDRFRLTETLQRGIQSV; this is encoded by the coding sequence TTGAGTGAAACGGCTCAAGAAACCAGCTCGCGCTACGTGCATGACATCGTCCCTCAACTGAACAGCGGGGATGTGTTGTCGCATGATGAATACCTCCGCCGGTATGAAGCGGCGCCCGAAAAACTCAAGGCCGAACGAATCAACGGAAGGGTTTATCTGATGAACGCCCTGCGAGCGACAACCCATGGCGACCCACATTCCATCTTGAATTTTTGGCTCAGCACATACGCGATGCATGCCCCCAATCTTGTCGTGTCCGACAACGCGACTGTGTTCTTGGGGTCCGATCATGAACCGCAGCCTGACCTCTGCATGCGGCAGCAAGTGGGCGGCTCGACTCATCTCAATCACGAAGGCTATCTCGTCGGCCCGCCCGAGCTGATCGTTGAAATCGCGGGGTCCTCCGCCAGCTATGACTTCGGCGAAAAACGTGAGGTGTACGAGGCCGCTGGCGTCGGTGAATACTTGATCTTCGAAACACTCGAAGGTCGCATCGAATGGTGGCACCACGATGGCAACCAGTTTATCGCTGCACCGCGCGATGCCGACGTTTTCAAAGGCGTGACCTTCCCAGGCCTGTGGCTCGACGGTGACGCGTTCCGCGCCGGGGACCGGTTTCGCTTGACCGAAACCT